The Granulicella sp. 5B5 nucleotide sequence GACCAGTGTGGAAACAGGAACGCCGGTCGCGGTGAGGCTGCCGTTCCGCACGCTGAAGCCGCCGGCCTTTACGCCGTTCACGCCGGTGTCGCTTGTTGACTCGGCGGCGGTGGTGGCGCTGAACTTTGGACCGCCTTTGGTGATGACGAGATCGTAGATCGGTTCGATCTTCCAATCGCGATGGAACTTCAGCTGGAAACGGTCGGTCAGAATGGGCTGCAGCATGGAGCGGCTTTGCGCCCGTGTGAGGGACTTTAGCAGCTTCTTATCGGGAGCGATGATCTTGGCGCGGATGTCGAAACGTGCCGAGTCATTCCATTTGGGAAGGCCGGAGAGCTGCGACTCCTTGAGACTGTAGGCTTCGAGGATGAGTGTCTTGAGGGAGATATTTGCCGCGTCGAAGTTACCATCGCCGATGGAGACGTTGACGCTGCCGCTGCCGGTGTTGTTGGGTTTGATCGAGACGACGTCGTAGGCGGGTACCTTTGTATCCGGGACGGGGGACTGCGCCGCGATGCGCGGCTGGTGGAGGGCAGCGGCGGCCATCGCGAGGAGGAG carries:
- a CDS encoding TIGR03435 family protein, which encodes MRAQPAHSPPARYAESIALLLAMAAAALHQPRIAAQSPVPDTKVPAYDVVSIKPNNTGSGSVNVSIGDGNFDAANISLKTLILEAYSLKESQLSGLPKWNDSARFDIRAKIIAPDKKLLKSLTRAQSRSMLQPILTDRFQLKFHRDWKIEPIYDLVITKGGPKFSATTAAESTSDTGVNGVKAGGFSVRNGSLTATGVPVSTLVDYLPSQLQRVVIDKTGLTGKYNLQLKWARDDAPPSTDSDAPPDIFTALKEQLGLELKPSKASIETFVIDHVEMPSEN